A window of Mycolicibacterium holsaticum DSM 44478 = JCM 12374 genomic DNA:
GCGCGGCAGCGGCGGCAACGCGGCAGGCCCGTCGGCGTGCAGCCGGTCGATCAGCTCCCCAGCCACCTCGGCCAGGCGGCGCTCGTCGGCGTAGGCCAGCCGCGACGGCAACTCACCCAGCGGCACCCAGGCCACCTCGGTGACCTCGACATCCTCGTCGGACAGTTCGCCGCCGAGGAACCGCATCAGATAGTGGTGCACCGTCTTGTGCACCCGGCGCCCCTCGGTGACGAACCAGTAGTCGATGCTGCCCAGCGCGGCCAGCACGCTGCCCTGGATACCGGTCTCCTCGGCGACCTCACGGATCGCGGTCTGCTCTGCGGTCTCGCCGAGTTCGATGTGCCCCTTGGGCAGCGACCACAGCATCCGGCCGCGTCGGTCGATGCGCCCGATCAGCGCCGCGACCTGATCGTCCTTCGGACCGTCGATACCGTCGACGACCAGGCCACCGGCCGAGGTTTCGTGGACGGTGCGCAGCCGGTCCGGGGGTCGACGCGGACGGGACTTCTGCGCCTTGCGCTGCCCGTTAGGCTGCTCCTGGGCGCGGTGCAGGCCAGCGTTGTTGTGACGCAGCGGGGTCACCTCGGCCGCGGGGGGTGTGGCGTCGGGCGGGC
This region includes:
- a CDS encoding NUDIX hydrolase; protein product: MSDGEQAKPRRRRGRRRGRRAAGPPDATPPAAEVTPLRHNNAGLHRAQEQPNGQRKAQKSRPRRPPDRLRTVHETSAGGLVVDGIDGPKDDQVAALIGRIDRRGRMLWSLPKGHIELGETAEQTAIREVAEETGIQGSVLAALGSIDYWFVTEGRRVHKTVHHYLMRFLGGELSDEDVEVTEVAWVPLGELPSRLAYADERRLAEVAGELIDRLHADGPAALPPLPRSSPRRRAQTHSHTRNRRPDERAKPQPGRRTNGCGQGP